TTACCGACGGCAGCCAATTTTTCACCGCCTTCAACCCGTTTCTTAGCTTCTAAAGCTGTATCCATATCTTTAAAAATCAATTGTGATATAGTGCGCTTTTCAGGTTGAGTAAATAAAAATATTTTTGATTTATATTGAGCTTCCAACTCTTGATCAGATAACTCTACTTTTTGTTCAACATTTTTGATGTTGAAAGTAAAATAACTAACTTCTCTGGTTTCAGGAGTAGAAAACTCATTTTGATTCTTATCGAATATTTCTTGTAGTTCCTCCTCGGAAGGCTGCTTAGATAAAGTGATTTTATTACCGTCAATCTCATAAAGCTCTATTTCTCTTTCAGAATTAGCTATTAAGTTAACTTGTTCAATGAATTGCGGGGAAGGTAAGTTAAAAGACATAAAAGGCTGCACGAGATTATTAACTGCAACATCTTCTTTTAATGTGTTAATGAATTTATCTTCAGTAATACCCATACTGCGTAAAGTATTATCAAAAATTTCTTTATTAAATTTACCGGTACCGTCTTGGAAGCTCGGGTGAGAAGCAATATCATACTTCACCATCTCATCACTGACTAGGATCCCTAATCTTTTTGCTTCTTGGGAAAGCACTGCTTTATTAGTAAGCTGTTCTAATAAATTTTTAAAAAACTCGGAACCCTTTAAATCCTCTTCTGTAAGTTGCTGCCCGTAGGTTTGGCTTAAATGCTGTATTTGCTTGGAAACTGTTTCTTTCCACATGGATTGGGTGAATTCCTGGTTACCCACTTTAAATACATAGGGTTCATTACTTCCCCCTCCTAACATATCTCCGACACCCCATAAAATAAACGTAAGAGCAAGCAGAATCATTAGTGCCTTAATTGCCGCACTTTGTAAACTATTTCTTAAAAAACTAAGCATACTATATATAAAAAAATTAACAGCGCATATCTGTTAATACACGCTGTTATAACTTCGATCAAGTAATTTTGTTTACTTAGAAAACTTTACTTCAACTTTTGGAAGCGCCTTATCTAATTCAGCTAGAATGCTTGCTGTAATATCTAAGTTCTCATTACTGTATACAGTACTCATCTTAAATAGAACTAAGCTGTAATTATCTTGTTTTGCTTTACGCTGAATAATTTCATTGATGGTTTTTTCAACCTGAGACATTGCATCGGCATAAGCTTTTTCTATCTTCATTCTTTCTTCATAACCTTTTTTTTGAAAGTTTTCAGCTTCTCTGCTAAATTTTTCGCTTTCCTGTTCGAAAGCTTCTTTAGAAAGTTTTCTTTTATTACTTTCAAGTTCATTGAATTTTTTCTTTAATTCTTTTTCCTTGTTGGTTGCTTCCTTTTTAAAGCTCTCGGATTTTTTATTTACCTGCTCTTTAATGCTTTTAAAAGCCTTTGATTCTTCAACCATCTTTTGAGAATCAACTACGGCAATTCTGTTACCTTCAAAGTTATCTGATTTAGCAGAGGCTAAATTTGGCAAAAAGCTTAAAGTAGTGATCAACGGAAGGGTGATAATAAATTGTTTGATATTCAGTCTCATATATTTCTCCAAAAAATTAATTAAAAACGCGTACCGAAAGAGATCCTAAATGATTTTTTCTCATCATAGGATTTCTTTCTAAACGGTATACCATAATCTATTCTAATATTTCCTAATGCGGAATTCCACTTAATTCCGACACCAGCAGAAGCTCTTAATGAGTGATCATTATAAAATCCTTCTTTATCTTTCTGTTTTTGCCCTGGATCAAAAAGAGCTCCAAAATCAGTAAATGCCACCCCTCTAACCCCAAGTTCGGAACTTAAACCTACCGGGAAAGTGAGCTCTAAAGAACCGGTATAAAAAGTTTTACCACCCAATGCCTCTTTCTTTTCTTTAGTTCTCGGACCTATACCTGCACTGTCGAAACCGCGAATGTCATCACTGCCTAAAAAAGTTCTATCATTAATTCTCACCGGCTTACCTTTAAGTCCGGTAATGTTTCCGGCCTTAGCTACGAAGCTAAGGATTACATCTCTTTTATAAACAGGATAATAAGCAGCACCGACCAGCTTGTGGTCAATATAATAAGTTTGTCCACCCAAACCGGCTAAGTCCTGGTTGAATTTTAACAAATATCCTTTGGTTGGGTCTATCCTATCATCTAATTTATCATAAGTTAAACTATGGCCTATAGAAGAAACGGTATTTTTGCCTTCCTGCTCCCTAATATAAATAGAAGCATCAGAGGGGATATTACTGATCCTTTCCCTTTTAGCGGAATATCTGACTCCATGATATAAATGTTCGGTAAGTTCATAACCTGCACGGAGGACAAAACCTACACTTTTACTATCATAGGAACTTTCATGCGCTCTATTTTTACTATTTGAAAAAAGATCAAAGCCGACTGAAAGTGGATAATCCAAAAACTGCGGTTCGGTAAAGCTGAAACTTACATCAGCTGCTTTTTTAGCTCTGGTCAACTCAATCCCGACCTCTTGACCTTTTCCTAAAAAGTTGGATTCGGTTAAAGCAATCGAGCCTAAAGGGCCGCTGGAAGTGTTATACCCTGCTGCAAAGTTTAATGACCCGGTTGAAGTCTCCTGCACCTCAACGTCGATATCCACTTTATCAGGCTCATCAGTTTTGGAATTCTTGAATTCAACGGAATTAAAAAAGCCTAAATTTTTAATCCTTTGCTTAGATCTAAACACTTTCGTAGTGTTATAAGGATCGCCTTCTGCAAGCTTGAACTCTCTTCTGATTACATGATCCAGCGTTCTGGTGTTATTTTTAATATTTATCCGATTAACATATATTTTATAAGTTTCATTAATTGTAAATGTTATATCCAAGGCTTTGTTTTCAGGATCTTTTTCTATAGAATCTTCAACGTCTACAAATGCATAACCCATATCGCCCAGGTGGTCGGTAATTTTCTCAATACTGTTTTCAACCTGATTAATGCTATATAAATCCCCTGACTTCAATTCGAGTAAACTATAAAGTTTATCTATATCAATATTAGGAATTTTACTTTCTATTTTAATATTCCTTACATTGTAAGCAGGGCCTTCATGTACTACAAAACTTAATATAAACGAGTCTTTGTTAGGTGTAAGCTCTGCGGTTGCCGAGCGCACTTCAAAATCTGCAAAACCTTCCGATAGA
The endosymbiont of Acanthamoeba sp. UWC8 DNA segment above includes these coding regions:
- a CDS encoding OmpH family outer membrane protein encodes the protein MRLNIKQFIITLPLITTLSFLPNLASAKSDNFEGNRIAVVDSQKMVEESKAFKSIKEQVNKKSESFKKEATNKEKELKKKFNELESNKRKLSKEAFEQESEKFSREAENFQKKGYEERMKIEKAYADAMSQVEKTINEIIQRKAKQDNYSLVLFKMSTVYSNENLDITASILAELDKALPKVEVKFSK
- the bamA gene encoding outer membrane protein assembly factor BamA gives rise to the protein MKRFLQLANFFAFALFPSLTLAESIKQIKVTGNQRISPETVEAYLENRVGDQYNQKKIDSSIKSLFSTGFFSNIKIYQQQSTLVVEVEENPLINKVAFEGNKRLKDKDLLKELSMVERSSFSNAKLQQDVKKILSLYQKRGRYTASVEPKLIKLDQNRVNIVYEINEGSVAKIKKINFVGNHVFTDQKLSSAILSKESRWYQFFSSSDVYDGDKLNIDQEFLKRFYLSEGFADFEVRSATAELTPNKDSFILSFVVHEGPAYNVRNIKIESKIPNIDIDKLYSLLELKSGDLYSINQVENSIEKITDHLGDMGYAFVDVEDSIEKDPENKALDITFTINETYKIYVNRINIKNNTRTLDHVIRREFKLAEGDPYNTTKVFRSKQRIKNLGFFNSVEFKNSKTDEPDKVDIDVEVQETSTGSLNFAAGYNTSSGPLGSIALTESNFLGKGQEVGIELTRAKKAADVSFSFTEPQFLDYPLSVGFDLFSNSKNRAHESSYDSKSVGFVLRAGYELTEHLYHGVRYSAKRERISNIPSDASIYIREQEGKNTVSSIGHSLTYDKLDDRIDPTKGYLLKFNQDLAGLGGQTYYIDHKLVGAAYYPVYKRDVILSFVAKAGNITGLKGKPVRINDRTFLGSDDIRGFDSAGIGPRTKEKKEALGGKTFYTGSLELTFPVGLSSELGVRGVAFTDFGALFDPGQKQKDKEGFYNDHSLRASAGVGIKWNSALGNIRIDYGIPFRKKSYDEKKSFRISFGTRF